ACagtgagggagggggagggggaggagatggGGGGCCGGGGGGGGGGAGGacgggtgggggggaggggggaggacgggcgggggggaggggggaggacgGGCCGGGGAAGGAGGCAGAAATCAGGTAAGactggaggagagaaggagggagaataaagacagcagaaaaaagtaaaaatggctTCAGAATAAAGGCACCAGTCTCAGCTCATTCGGGGTTGCAACTCGGAGGAGCCAGTGTTATTAAGAtgggcaggctgggcacagcaactcactcctggaatcccagcacttgggaggccgatgggggaggattggttgagcccaggagttggagaccagcctgagcaacacagtgagacctctcatctctacaaagagtAAAAGTCAATaagcgggtgtggtggtgctagccagtagtcccagctcctcaggaggccaaggtgggaggaacgtttaagcccaggagttccacaggagcctgggcaacaaagccagaccccatctacacccacacatacacaccacacaaatTAAtcctggtggtgggcgcctgtccTCTcggctactggagaggctgaggcaggaggagcacttgagtccaggaggtggaggctgcagtgagctgtgatctagggtaatagagtgagaccttgtttccggaaaaaggaaaaagggtgGCGGGGGGGAAGAGGGGCAGAGGCCGGGCAAGATgtccatgtaatcccagcatgttgggagactgaggtcggTTCAAGACTagctcggccaacatggtgaaacctcgtctctactaaaagcacaaaaatcagccaggtatgttggcaccagcctgtaatcctaactactgaggcatgagagttgcttgaacccaaggtgaggcaagggaatcgtctgaacccaagaagcagagatggcagtgagctgagacggaaCCActcactgcacttaagcctgggtgacagagccagacgcCGTCTAAGACACAGAGAGGGAGGACGGGCTGAGAACTGTGTGGCCAGTGTGCGGACAGAAAGAGAAATTGAGGCTGGCGCTTAAAGAAAATCACACAGGGAGGCCAGCAGCTGCGGTGAAACTTGGTGAGTCTTTATTAAACGGGGGCCCACCAGGAGGACGGCTGGGTCGGGGGCAGGGTCTCCCGCTGCATGCTGAGCGGAGGCAGGAGGCACGGGGTGCAGTGGGGTCCCCCTGGCTGCAGGCCTGGGCGCTTAGTGATTGTCGCTGGGCACAGGGGTGGCGCTGGCGCCCACGGCGGCCTGCACCTTCTCCACCAGCCCGGCCCACTGGCGCTGCATGTCTTCCACCAGGGGCTCGAACCAGCTCTTGAGGCGGGCCTGGAAGGCCTCGGCCTGCAGGCGCATCTGCTGGGCCTGCTCCTCCAGCTTGGCGCGCACCTCCTCCACCTGCTCCTTCACCTCGTCCAGGCGGTCGCGGGTCCGGCTGCCCACCTCCTCCATCCGCGCGCGCAGCCGCTCGCCCCAGGCCTGGGCCCGCTCCTGCAGCGGCTGGCTGGCCAGGGAGGAGCCCACGGTGGCGGCCCGCGCGCGGCCCTGCTCCACCAGGGGCCCCAGGCGCTCGCGGATGGCGCTGACGCCGCGCTCGGCGCCCTCGCGGGCCCCGGCCTGGTACACGGCCAGACGCTTCTGCAGGTCATCGACGTCGCGGAGGAGCCGCTTGCGCAGCTTGCGCAGGTGGGAGGCGAGGCGCGCCCGCAGCTCGTCGGTGCTCTGGCCCAGCATGGCCTGCACCTCGCTGCGGTACTGCGCCAGGCGGCTGCGCACGTCCTCCATGTCCGCGCCCAGCCGGGCCTGTGCCGCCTGCAGCTCCTTGGACAGCCGGGCTCGCGTCTCCTCCGCCACCGGGCTCAGCTGTTCCTCCAGCTCGGACTTGTAGGCCTTCAACTCCTTCATGGTCTCGTCCATCAGCGCCCTGCGCCGAGAGTGGGTGTGTGCACAGGGGAAGGCGGGGAGAAGGGCTGCGCGAGGGCAGGCGAGATGGGGATGAGCCGGAAAGACCCGAAGAAGGAGACAGGGGCAACGCGGCCGAGGCCacgagatggagacagagacaggcagatGCAGAGAGCAGAGGCAGAGACCAAGAAGGGGCGCGCAGACCGGGCGAGGTGGCTCCCgtctctaatcccagaacttctgaggccgaggcgggaggatcgcttgagcccaggagttcaagaccagcctgggcgacacagtgagaccccatctctgtctctctcttaccatacacacacatacaaaagagCTAGGGAAGGACAGTGTGAGAGATTGCGTCTGAAGGGAGGAGGGACAGAGCTGAGAGAGAGAATCCCGGAGAGCTAAAGCCGGGAGTCAGACATGGGAAGAGGAAGCTGGAACCTGCAGAGGCCCGGACGCCCAGGCATTAATGACAGGACAGACTTAATGAAACCTGACCCTGGGGAGGTGCAGCCGTCCACCAGGAGGGTCAAGGGCCGGGACAGGGACACTCACGTCAGTTCCTGGGTGACCTGGGAGCTGAGCAGCTCCTCCTGCACCTGCTCGGACAGTGTCTGCACCCAGCGCAGGTAGTCCCAGAAGCGACCCAGCGCCAGCTCCCAGGGCTGGCCGCTCTGCCAGTCGGCCTGCGGGTGCAGCTCCGGCTCCGGCCCCAGCTCCGGCTCCACCACTTGCTCCACCTTGCCCTGGCATCCTGTGTGGAACGATCTCAAGGTGGGTCAGGGTCCTTCTGCCCCCAGCCAGGCACCCAGGTGCTCCACAAAGGCTTCTTTGGAGCCATGGTGAGCAGGGTGAGGGTGGAGTCTGCTTAATCGCTTGAAAAgcgagatttatttatttattttgaggcggagtctcactctgtcgcccaggctggagtgcagaggactgagctcggctcactgcaatctccgcctcctgggttcaagcgattctcctgcctcagcatcctgagtagctgggactacaggcgcacaccaccatgcctggctaattttttgtactttttttttttttttttttttttttttttgagacggagtttcgctcttgttacccaggctggagtgcaatggcacgatctcggctcaccgcaacctccgcctcctgggttcaggcaattctcctgcctcagcctcctgagtagctgggattataggcacgcgccaccatgcccagctaatttttgtatttttagtagagacggggtttcactatgttgaccaggacagtctcgatctcttgacctcgtgatccacccgcctcagcctcccaaagtgctgggattacaggcttgagccaccgcgcccggctaattttttgtacttttagtagagacggggtttcaccatattggccaggatggtctcgatctcctgaccttgtgatccacctgccccagactcccaaagtgctgggattacaggcgtgaaccaccgcccCTGGCGAAAagcattatttgtttatttatagacagggttttgctctgtcggccagctggagtgcagcagcctgAACATGGTTGACTGAAGCCTTGACTTTCtggactcaggcgatcctcctgcctcagcctcttgagtagctgggaccacgggtgtggggcaccacacctggctttctttttttttttttgtttttttgagacggagtttcgctcttgctacccaggctggagtgtaatggtgcgatctcggctcaccgcaacctccgcctcctgggctcaggcaattctcctgcctcagcctcctgagtagctgggattacaggcacgcgccaccacgcccagctagttttttttgtatttttagtagagacggggtttcaccatgttgaccaggatggtcttgatctctcgacctcgtgatccacccgcctcggcctcccaaagtgctgggattacaggcttgagccactgcgcctggcctttttttgagacggtgtttcgttCTTtcgcccgagctggagtgcaatggcatgatctcagctcactgcaacctctgccttttggattcaagtgattctcctgcctcagcctcccaaaaagctgggactataggtgcctgccaccacgcctggctaatttttttttgtatttttggtagagacgaggtttcactatgttcgctaggatggtctcaatctcctgaccttgtgatccacccgactcagcctcccaaagtgctgggattgcaggggtgagccagCACGTCCtgcctactttttgtatttttagtagagacagggtcttactacatttcccaggctggtgttgaactcctgcgctcaagtgatccgcctatcttggcctcccaaagtgctgggattacaggggtgagccggCAAGCCCAATGGAAAAGCATGTATTGAGTGTCCTTGTGCGCCCCACGCAGGGCTGTGAGGGGTGATGGGGAATAAAGATCAGTTGATCCATCATAGGTATTCACTACCTACCTGACAACACATTagaaacctctgactcccagctaggcacggtggatcatgcctgtaatcccagcactttgggaggtagaagcgggcacatcacctgaggtcaggagttcgagacccgcctggccaccatggtgaaaccccatctctattaaaaatacaaaagttacttggacattgtggcgtgtgcctgtaatctcagctactggggaggctgaggcaggaggatagcttaaacccgggaggaggtggaggttgcagcagtgagccaatatcgtgccactgcactccatccagcttgggtgacagagttaggctgcccccccccccaccgtcccccttcccccaccaaaaagataaaaaacacttCTAACTTTCATCTCAAGGATTggggaaacaggcccagagagtgTCAATTGCTATTCAGAAGCTTCAGACCTGAGCTTTCCCTTCAAGGAGAAGACAGACCAGCTGAAGAGGGGACCCAGGGCCTGCCTGAATGGGGCCAGGAGGTTGGTTGGGGGGGAGAAGCGGGGAAGTCGAGCAAGCCCCACCCCTGTACCTGCCAGGAATGCGACCAGGAACGCAGCCCACAGAACCTTCATCTTCCCGCCTGTGATTGGCCAGTCTGGGGGGGGAGAAGTCAATCAAGCCCCAGTGAGAACTCCCACCCCCAACCCGGCCCCACCCCAGCCTAGCCTTCAAAGCCTTGCTCTATTATCGGCAAAGGCCTAATCTCGACACAGACATTCACCAGGCCGTCCCCCACCCAGTGCCTATTCAACTGCCTTCTGGGCTTCTTTCATTTCCCCATCCCCCAGGTCGGCCTCCATAGTTAAAATTCCATCTTCCTCTCCCAGGGTTCAAATTtcacccctgccccctccccaccacccgtTCCATCTCAGTCCCAACGTCGCATTCCTCATTGTCCCCTCACATTCTAAGCCCCAGCCTCACATCTGAGCGCTGTTTTCCGTTTTGATAGTTTAGTCTTCATTTTAAAGTTGTCCAGTCGGCGCCCAGCTACGCTGTCGCTGCCTCTGGCTCCCCAAGTAGGGAGGGCAGAAGACAATGGGGACacccagtaggtgctcaataaatgacagTGACTACTTGTGGGGTCCTGCTTTGGCTTAGCTCCGAGTCCAGCTGCTCCCCCCACCCGACCTAGCGGGTCAGGTCACCTCTGCGGCCCCGGTCCACTCCCCTGCCGCTGGCCTCACCCCCAACTCCTCCTCTCCCGCAGCCCGAccccaagcagttctcctgagaCTTCTTTCCCGGAGGCCAGGGCTTCCCGAGGCCCCTGAGCTGAGCTGTGCCCTCCACTGTGCCTCTCACCAGCTCCCGAGGAACGCGTCCTTCACCTCCGCTGGGGCTGAGTAGGACTGGAGGCTCCCAGACCCGTCCAATTATAGGGCTCCCCCTGTCCCGCCCCCTCTCCCAGGGATAGGGCGGGCTGGGCCAGCCCCCTATCACGAGGCGGGCTGTTCTCCCCCTGCCCCTGGCGCAgcagggcagagggaggagggggggcATAGAGGCCTTTTGACCACCCCCGACTGTCCCCAGGAAGGGaggacaccccccccccccagtaATCCAGACACCCTCCTCCATTCTGGGGGCCAACCATGGAAGGGGAACCCGCAGGCTGCCGCCCAGAGTTCTTCCCTGATGCCATCCTTCCCTGTGCCAGGAAGAATG
This genomic interval from Saimiri boliviensis isolate mSaiBol1 chromosome 14, mSaiBol1.pri, whole genome shotgun sequence contains the following:
- the APOE gene encoding apolipoprotein E, which translates into the protein MKVLWAAFLVAFLAGCQGKVEQVVEPELGPEPELHPQADWQSGQPWELALGRFWDYLRWVQTLSEQVQEELLSSQVTQELTALMDETMKELKAYKSELEEQLSPVAEETRARLSKELQAAQARLGADMEDVRSRLAQYRSEVQAMLGQSTDELRARLASHLRKLRKRLLRDVDDLQKRLAVYQAGAREGAERGVSAIRERLGPLVEQGRARAATVGSSLASQPLQERAQAWGERLRARMEEVGSRTRDRLDEVKEQVEEVRAKLEEQAQQMRLQAEAFQARLKSWFEPLVEDMQRQWAGLVEKVQAAVGASATPVPSDNH